A single Anabas testudineus chromosome 10, fAnaTes1.2, whole genome shotgun sequence DNA region contains:
- the LOC113161081 gene encoding long-chain-fatty-acid--CoA ligase 1-like, which yields MLNQDFIQRLRLLDLDDVSQYIRNVSTPVLVSVGALAAATTYFVATRPKALPPVCDLRMQSIEIPGGDFARRSVLQNGDSYLTYFYDDARTMYEFFLRGMRVSNNGSFLGSRKPKQPYEWISYREVLERSENLGSAFLHKGHSKTTDPHIGIFSQNRPEWTITELACYTYSLVSVPLYDTLGTDAIAYIIDKASISTIVCDVVDKVNLVLECVTDKKHSVKTIVLMETPSADLVNRGQQAGIHILSLQEMEAMGKDNHHQPVPPRPEDMAVICFTSGTTGDPKGAMLTHKNIVSNCSAFIKMTIQSCPLMPSDIHISFLPLAHMFERVVQGVIMVHGARIGYFQGDIRLLSDDLSTLRPTVFPVVPRLLNRIYDKIFGQANTPLKRWFLGFAYRRKEAEIKKGIVRRDSIWDRFIFRKVQSSLGGRVRLMITGAAPISPAVLTFLRAAIGCQFYEGYGQTECTAGCTLTMSGDWTAGHVGAPLPCNSVKLVDVSEMNYLAVNGEGEVCVKGANVFQGYLKDPEKTAEAIDADGWVHTGDIGKWLPNGTLKIVDRKKHIFKLAQGEYIAPEKIEGVYLRSDALAQVFVHGDSLQACLVAIVVPDPDFLCDWTKRTLRLQGSYQELCGRADVKAAILEDMLRLGKEGGLKSFEQVKAIHINTELFSVENGLLTPTMKAKRNEIRQHFRPQIDELYAGITM from the exons ATGCTGAACCAGGATTTTATTCAGAGGCTGAGGTTGCTAGATTTGGATGATGTTAGTCAGTATATCAGGAATGTCTCAACCCCTGTGTTGGTCAGCGTGGGCGCATTGGCTGCTGCAACAACCTACTTCGTGGCCACACGGCCTAAGGCCCTCCCTCCAGTCTGTGACCTCCGCATGCAGTCGATTGAGATTCCG GGCGGGGATTTTGCACGCCGATCAGTTCTGCAGAACGGAGACAGTTACTTAACATATTTCTACGACGATGCCAGAACAATGTATGAGTTCTTCCTCAGAGGGATGAGAGTCTCGA ATAATGGTTCTTTTCTGGGCTCCAGGAAACCAAAACAGCCGTATGAATGGATATCCTACAGAGAG GTATTGGAGAGATCAGAGAATCTTGGTTCAGCATTTCTCCACAAAGGACACTCTAAGACCACTGACCCACACATCGGCATCTTCTCTCAGAACAGACCTGAG TGGACCATCACTGAGCTGGCATGTTACACCTATTCTCTGGTGTCAGTCCCTTTGTATGACACGCTCGGAACGGACGCCATCGCCTACATTATAGACAAAG CTTCCATCTCGACTATAGTGTGTGATGTGGTCGATAAAGTCAACTTGGTCCTGGAATGTGTTACGGACAAGAAACACTCAGTGAAAACCATCGTTCTAATGGAGACCCCCAGCGCCGATCTGGTCAACAGGGGGCAACAGGCAGGAATCCACATCCTCAGCTTGCAGGAGATGGAG GCTATGGGGAAGGACAACCATCACCAACCAGTG CCTCCACGACCTGAAGACATGGCAGTCATCTGTTTCACCAGTGGAACAACAG GAGATCCAAAGGGAGCAATGTTGACCCATAAAAATATTGTGTCCAACTGCTCAGCCTTCATCAAAATGACCATT CAAAGCTGCCCGCTGATGCCCAGTGATATCCATATTTCCTTCCTCCCCCTGGCTCATATGTTTGAGAGAGTAGTACAG GGAGTGATTATGGTGCATGGAGCCAGGATCGGCTATTTCCAGGGAGACATTCGCCTGCTGTCAGACGACCTGAGCACACTGAGACCTACTGTATTCCCTGTGGTGCCTCGGCTCCTAAACAGAATTTATGATAAG atCTTCGGGCAGGCCAACACCCCTTTAAAGCGCTGGTTCCTGGGATTTGCCTACAggaggaaggaggcagagatAAAGAAAGGCATTGTGAGGAGAGACAGTATCTGGGATCGATTCATCTTCAGGAAGGTCCAG AGCAGCCTTGGTGGTCGTGTGCGTCTCATGATAACGGGAGCTGCTCCCATCTCTCCTGCTGTTCTTACCTTCCTCAGAGCTGCCATTGGCTgccag tTCTATGAAGGCTATGGTCAGACAGAGTGTACTGCTGGATGCACACTGACCATGTCTGGGGACTGGACTGCag GTCACGTCGGAGCTCCTCTGCCCTGTAACTCAGTGAAACTGGTGGATGTTTCTGAGATGAACTACCTGGCTGTGAacggagagggagag GTGTGTGTGAAGGGTGCTAACGTGTTCCAGGGCTATCTGAAGGACCCGGAGAAGACAGCAGAAGCTATTGATGCAGACGGATGGGTTCATACTGGAGACATTGGAAAATGGCTCCCG AATGGCACGCTGAAGATAGTGGATAGGAAGAAGCACATCTTTAAGCTGGCACAGGGCGAGTACATTGCTCCTGAAAAGATTGAGGGAGTGTACTTGAGGAGCGATGCACTGGCACAGGTATTTGTGCACGGAGACAGTCTGCAG GCATGTCTGGTAGCAATTGTGGTTCCTGATCCTGACTTTCTTTGTGACTGGACCAAGAGGACTCTGAGACTCCAGGGCAGCTACCAGGAACTATGTGGCAGAGCG GATGTCAAGGCAGCCATCTTGGAAGACATGCTACGGCTCGGCAAGGAAGGGGGCCTCAAGTCCTTTGAGCAG GTAAAGGCCATCCACATCAACACAGAGCTGTTCTCAGTCGAAAACGGCCTGCTCACTCCAACAATGAAGGCCAAGAGGAACGAAATACGACAACACTTCAGGCCCCAGATAGACGAGCTGTACGCTGGCATCACAATgtag
- the cenpu gene encoding centromere protein U produces the protein MGSKKGRGAKVLTMQQDESQNHSEVFTLSTIDKASFLEGLQKNDGNPLHSTAVEEDLDILDEEQMDEGKLGRNVPQTMKPTQKQRGAAVKRKQTETGGENDTKEERGKQSRSTVETDKGRSIKRRVAKKKKGETGEERAESESNESAASTSPQKSDEPAPAANSHKQLVGKKPAKKRSAAQKSAVRPVKNKQVEKEMKRKNKSSNGRSSHSHSESQEECKSATAQQRRKKVLSSEEEVDEDTSWNPSPKKAKMYSLSTTRRSSSDRTKSKKSGSASEEADKASVSGQRKKRQAHQGRTDLEVVLDALLDFCGQYRESVESKAVKQSIDCFSNNVKEQLLEKISSYKELRILKRENAKVDSLIRRKTQRLLDAKNELMRAERQVWLLQKNKAELKLRLADLRRGHAFLRDFQEVNRQYLDYRDKHPKEEETYGSSSLPALHLEAKHMQRAEHQQLKNDGT, from the exons ATGGG ctCCAAAAAGGGCAGAGGAGCTAAAGTGCTCACCATGCAACAAGATGAGAGTCAA AATCACTCAGAGGTTTTCACCCTGTCCACAATAGACAAAGCTAGCTTCCTGGAGGGCCTGCAGAAGAATGATG GTAACCCTCTGCACAGTACCGCAGTAGAGGAAGATTTAGACATCTTAGATGAGGAACAGATGGATGAAGGAAAACTTGGGAGAAATGTTCCCCAGACAATGAAGCCCACCCAGAAACAGCGTGGAGCTGCAGTGAAGAGGAAGCAGACAGAGACGGGTGGAGAGAATGACAcaaaagaggagagggggaagCAAAGTAGAAGTACTGTAGAGACGGACAAAGGCAG GTCTATAAAACGAAGAGtagcaaagaagaagaaaggagaaactGGAGAAGAAAGAGCAGAGTCAGAGTCGAATGAGTCGGCCGCAAGCACCAGCCCCCAGAAGAGTGATGAGCCTGCCCCAGCAGCCAACAGTCACAAACAGTTGGTGGGGAAGAAACCGGCAAAGAAGAGGAGTGCTGCACAGAAGTCTGCAGTGAG GCCTGTGAAAAATAAGCAGGTggaaaaagagatgaagagaaagaataAATCAAGTAATGGAAGGTCTAGTCATTCTCACAGTGAGTCGCAG GAGGAATGTAAGTCTGCCACTGCACAACAGAGACGTAAGAAAGTCCTGTCCTCTGAGGAAGAGGTGGACGAGGACACCAGTTGG AACCCAAGTCCGAAGAAGGCTAAGATGTATAGTTTAAGCACAACTAGAAGGTCCTCGTCTGATAGAACCAAATCTAAAAAGTCAG GCAGTGCATCTGAAGAAGCAGATAAGGCCAGCGTCTCtggacagaggaagaagaggcaaGCTCACCAGGGAAGAACAGACTTAGAGGTGGTCCTGGATGCCTTGCTTGATTTCTGTGGACAGTACAG GGAGTCTGTGGAGTCTAAAGCAGTCAAACAGTCTATTGATTGTTTCTCCAACAATGTGAAAGAGCAACTCTTGGAAAAG ATCTCTTCCTACAAGGAGCTCaggattttaaaaagagaaaatgccAAG GTAGATTCCTTGATCCgtagaaagacacagagactgCTGGATGCCAAGAATGAACTGATGAG GGCAGAAAGACAGGTGTGGTTGCTGCAAAAGAACAAAGCTGAACTTAAACTCCGATTAGCTGATCTTAGACGGGGTCATGCATTCCTCCGTGACTTCCAAGAAGTCAACCGACAGTACCTGGACTACAGAGACAAACACCCCAAAGAGGAAGAGACG TATGGGTCATCCAGCTTACCAGCTCTGCACTTGGAGGCAAAGCATATGCAGAGAGCAGAGCATCAGCAACTGAAGAATGATGGCACTTGA
- the LOC113161088 gene encoding caspase-3-like, with protein sequence MAESHDCDRQSGGDTVDAFGMRVVVAPAGSKKMTEKTDQVPSSRGSTKEQGSDIYRYKMDYPCLGTCVIINNRMFHKSTNMSERNGTDVDAASVSETFGKLGYKTKVFNNMTVQQMKNLLLAVSKEDHSNSASFVCVFLSHGDDGVIYGTDGFEKFENLTKYLKGNQCRSLLGKPKLFFIQACRGTELDGGIETDSVEDEKAQRIPLEADFLYAFSTAPGYYSWRNTYNGSWFIQSLSEMLQRYSGELELMQIMTRVNHKVSRHFESSSTIPGFSGKKQIPCIISMLTKDVYFP encoded by the exons ATGGCAGAGTCTCATGATTGTGACAGGCAGAGTGGAGGGGACACTGTGGATGCATTTGGAATGAG GGTAGTCGTAGCACCTGCAGGCAGCAAAAAGATGACTGAGAAAACGGACCAGGTTCCCAGCAGCAGAGGTAGCACAAAAGAACAAGGCTCTGACATTTACCGCTACAAGATGGACTACCCTTGTCTGGGAACCTGTGTTATTATCAACAATAGGATGTTCCACAAAAGCAcaa ATATGAGTGAACGCAATGGGACTGATGTTGATGCTGCATCTGTCTCGGAGACCTTCGGTAAACTTGGTTATAAGACTAAGGTGTTCAACAACATGACTGTGCAACAGATGAAAAACCTTCTGTTAGCTG TATCCAAGGAGGACCACAGTAACAGTGCATCCTTTGTGTGCGTCTTTCTGTCTCACGGTGATGATGGGGTGATATACGGCACAGACGGCTTTGAAAAGTTTGAAAACCTGACTAAGTATTTGAAAGGAAATCAGTGCAGAAGTCTGCTGGGGAAACCAAAGCTCTTTTTCATACAG gcatGCCGAGGTACAGAGCTGGATGGTGGGATTGAGACAGACAGTGTAGAGGATGAAAAAGCGCAGAGGATTCCTTTGGAGGCAGATTTCCTGTATGCTTTTTCTACTGCTCCAG GCTACTACTCATGGAGAAACACATACAATGGCTCCTGGTTCATACAGTCGCTCTCCGAGATGTTGCAGCGTTACAGTGGGGAGCTGGAGCTGATGCAGATCATGACCCGAGTGAACCACAAGGTGTCGCGACACTTTGAGTCTTCCTCCACTATTCCTGGATTCAGCGGCAAGAAGCAGATCCCCTGCATCATATCAATGTTGACCAAAGATGTCTACTTTCCTTAA